A window of Microcoleus sp. bin38.metabat.b11b12b14.051 genomic DNA:
TCACTACAAACCTTTTGATATGAAAGTTTTTGGGTTCCCGAAAGAATTGGTTGAAAGCGAATCCCTTGTAACGATAAATTGAAATAAGGCTATTCATTACTCCAATCCTCTTCCAGGTAGAGGTCGCCCTTATCTCTTCTATTGCGTGCTTGGGGATTTGCTGTCAACTGTCCACTGTCAACTGTCAAATGAATGAAACCTAGCGCGCCAAATAAGCCCTCACAAAATACAAGCCAACCGTCGCCAATATCAAAAAAGTTATCCCTAAAACCAACTCCACACTAAGCCTTTGAGCATTACCCAAAGCCACAAGAATTTGTTGCCGCACTATAAAAGCAAACAGCCAACAAATCTCCACCTTCAGCCAAACCAAAAGTCCTCGCCCCAGGAGATATTGCCGGCGCGCATTTTCCTGAGTAATCCGTACCGGATACTTAAAAGTATGCGGATAGCGCGATACCGCAGTTAAAACCACAAAAATAATCGCAGCCACTGCTGGCAGTATCCAAATCATCACTTTGTCGCCCAAAGCATCAGGCTGCCCCCCCAAGCCGAAGTGAATCGGAATTCGATCGGGCAAAACCCCCCAAAATTGTACGATCGGCAAAATCGACACTAAAATCGCGATCGCCCCCGCGAGCTCTACCGCCAGTAAAGCAGGCGACAGCCCCAGAGAAATAATCGGTCGTTGGTTTGGTGCGTTTCCAGTCATCGAAAAACCTGGTAGAAACCCCGTCCTTCTAGCACGGATTTATATTGGTATTTTAAATATATGCTAAAATGCGAGGCATGGAAAAAGCCTTTAGTTACCGATTTTACTCAACCCCAGAGCAAGAGTCGCTGTTGCGGCGCACTTTGGGGTGCGTCCATAAGTGTTGACTTTACAATAAATAGATATCTCGATGAAAGAAGCCAAGGCTGGTACAAAAATAGGATAAAATTGGATACATTCAGACATTTTCCATCCAGAGTGAATGAACAAAACAAGCAGATTTACATTCTTTCAATGATGTCAGTTGCGTAGCATCCCAACAAAAATAGAGACACCTTCAAACTACTTTTGCTAACTTATTTTTATGGCGTAGTAACCAAAATTTAATAAAAAACAATGGCAGGAGTGCTGATTTTGGCAATTCGACATTATCGAAGGTTTTCTAGTTAAAACATTGCGGTGAATGCGGGCACATGGTCGCAAAAGTGCCTTTAAATACTCGCTATTGGCAAAGTCGTAGTTGTGATTGTCACCGCGATCGATATGTCAATGCGATTAAGAATATTTTGACCGCTGGACTAGCGGTGGAGCGTCTGTGGGGCGATCGCAATACCCGATCGCCAGTAAATCTGTTAAGGTCGGTGCTGTGAAACACAAACCTAAATCGTGAGGTTTGGGAATCTTCGCCACTCCGCCGCCCAGAGAATGTCAAGGCTACTTAAAATTAGATTAATATTGAAAATAATAGTATTGGTTCCCCTGTAATCCCCCCAACAGCTTTCGTTGGGGGTTTCCAAACATCTCGCGAGGTTTTATGACGGCTCAGGTTTTGGTTGAAAAGAAAAAATTAGAAAAACCGCCCCTAACCATACACACTTTAGGCGATCGCGTCCTGCGGCAGCCAGCAAAGCGCGTCAACAGCGTCGATGCAGAAATTCGACAGCTAGTCCGCGAAATGCTGCAAACCATGTACAGTGCAGATGGCATCGGTTTAGCAGCCCCCCAAGTCGGAGTCCACAAACAAGTAATCGTGCTCGACTGCGACCCGGAAAACCCTGCCACACCCCCAATGGTTTTGATCAACCCCACCATCAAAAGTACCAGCGGCGATATCTGCATCTTGCAAGAAGGGTGTTTGAGCATTCCGGGGGTCTATTTGGAGGTCAAACGCCCAGAAGTCATTGAAGTGTCATATCGCGACGAATTCGGCCGCCCACAAACCATAAAAGCGAAAGATTTATTGTCGAGGGCAATTCAGCACGAAATGGATCACCTCAACGGAGTGCTGTTTGTAGACAGAGTAGAAAACAAGCTCGCACTCAATGAAGAATTAGTCAAAATGAAATTTTCGCCAAAGGCAGTCAAATCAGTGTCAGTAACTCAGCCCTTTAGGGACTGAGCTTGTAAGAGAAATCGAGCAAGCTGTATTGACCAGACCCCTCGATCACGAGGAGCCGTTATTTAGGTCACGACACTCCTTGAATGCGACGCCAGTTTTTCGCTCTGTCATCTGCAATTAAACAGTTTTAAAGTCACTGAAACAGTGTTGCAGGTCTAACAAGCCTTTATAACCAGGTCGAGGCTAACATTACCCCGCAAGGGAGAAAGGAGACCATAATATCTCCATTGGAGGGGCAACCATACCCCTCCAACCCCGCAAGGGGGTTCACGGGGACTAAAGTCCCCCGGGTCGTTTCCCTCTCGGGACTAAAGTCGCCGAGTTTCCCACTTACCGTATTTCTTTTTATGATGGCAGGAACTCCAAAAAGCGGTTTATTGTTAGCTCTTTCGTGCATCACTGCGATCGCCGCAGTTGGCTCAATCTTTGAGCTGTCCTCGGGAGAAGCTCAACTTGGCAATTTAGTTACCGGCATCATCCTCGCCCTCAGCGTACCGCTCACAGGCATATTTTTTTATGCAGCGGTTCAGGATGCTAGAGCAAATCTCTAAGCAGAGTAATTAGTCATTGGTCATTAGTCATCGGTCATTAGTTAGCAGTCATTGGTCATTAGTCATCGGTCATTAGTTAGCAGTTGAAAGCGAATAAATGTGGCAGAAAGACTGCGGATCGATTAGATTAGCTCACACCGAGGGAGCCAATGACTAACAGGGAGCATCTCAGTTTGAATTTGATAGGGGGAACTCTTGATGTCTTCGCATAGTAAAAAATACTTTTTACAAAGCAGGAGATGCTCTAAACTAATAAATGTGGCAGAAAAATTGCTGATAAACAACATCAGTTAACAGCTAATAGTTAATGACTGCTGACTGCACGACAACCCTTAGGCTTCATCAAATACTGCGCTCCTTCGGCTACGCTCTTCGGACAAGTCGGGGCAAGTCGCTCTGGAGAGTAAAATGACAAATGACTAGCCTTCGACTTCGCTCTTCGGCTGAAATGACAAGTGACAAATGACGAATGACCAATGACGAATGACCAATGACAAATGACTAATGACAAATGAAATCGGATTTCTGCGACAAGTGCCAGCTAAAGGCTCTCCAGCAGCGCCAGCGTATAATTATCAACTTTCACAAGATGGGGAAGTAGCGATCGGACGCGATCGCAATTGTCAAATAGCTTTAGAGTCGATCGCCCACGGCATGGTTTCCCGTCGTCACGCCGCCATCCGTCCCCTCAGTCAAGGAACTTGGACGAGATGGGAAATCTGCGACCTCAACAGCGCCAACGGAACTTATATTAATGGTGAAAAGCTGCAAGGTTGCCAAACTTTACTTTCAGGCGATCGCATCAGTCTCGGCCAAGACGGCCCGGAATTCATCTTTGAATCGAACGCAGCCTCTGGCCCAAATAAATCGCGATTCCCCCCAGCAAAAACAGGCAATTTTCCTGAAATTGAAAAAGACGCTCTAACTTTAACTCAATTATTCCCGATCGCCTCCACAGGCAAACAATTAAGCCAAAAAGCTTACTTATATCCCGGTATTGTCACAGTTATCTTTGTCGTCTCGCTGTTTGTCGCAGTCGGAAATTCCGCAGCCTTCAACTTTCTGCTTTCAGCTTACCTCGCCGGTGCAGCTTACTACTTCATATATCGACTGTGTGGCAAACACAAGCCTTGGTGGGTATTGCTCGGTGCGGCTTTAGCTACAGTTCTGATTTTGCTCAGCCCCTTATTAATTGGATTTATATTAGTATTTAGAGAAATTTTGCCCGGTCGCTTGCCCGCAGAAGGCGAAGAAATCAGTTTTTTGCCTTTTTTAATCAGAATGTTCTTCGGAGCGGGTCTGATGGAAGAATTGCTCAAAGCCCTGCCCGTTTTGGGAGCCTTGATCCTGGGAAATTTGCTAAAAAATCCGTGGCGCGATCGCCTCGGCGTTTGGGAACCTTTAGACGGAATTTTATTAGGAAGTGCTTCCGCAGTCGGCTTTACACTACTAGAAACTCTCGGCCAGTACGTCCCCAACATCATCCAAAATATCACCCTGCAAGCAGGGCCCGAAGCCGGACAATTAGTAGGATTGCAGTTGCTAATTCCCCGAATTTTGGGTTCCGCCGCCGGACACATGGCTTACAGCGGCTATTTGGGATATTTTATCGGTTTGAGCGCCCTCAAACCTCGGAAGCGCTGGCAAATTTTGGGTGTAGGTTATTTTAGCGCTTCCGCACTTCACGCTTTATGGAACGCTTCAGGTGCAGTCAGCGTACTGTTGTTGGCTTTAGTGGGAGTTTTGTCCTATGCGTTTTTGGTCGCCGCGATTTTGAAAGCCCGGGCTTTGTCTCCCAATCGCGAGCAAAATTTTGCAACTCGAATATCTTCAGAAAAGTGACTGCTGACTGCTTAATTATTGACAGCCGCGCGTCAAGCTGCCATTTTTTCTAGTGTGTTAACCAGCTTAAACCTGCCAGTGCTAAAGCTGTCCCCTCGGAAACTGCAACTGGTTCCAATCATCTTCCTGTAACCGAGTAGTTACTTAACTTAAAAAACCGCTACCAAGAATTTTAGATAGTGATTGCGGCGGCTTGTGATCGGTCAATTCCTGCCAGTGACACTGCTGCATAATTTAAGATTGTGCTGGCATCGCGTTTCCCAATCTCTGCTTTTATTTCCGATTCATCGTCGGCGTCATTTGGTTTTCCCTAAGTGTATTTTATTTAAGATAGCGATCGCCAGTAAATATCCACATACTTAACATTAATTTTTGTCAATTTAAAAATTACCCAATTTTAACCTCCGAACTTTACAGGTGTCACCTGTAAAAGTTCTATTATTTATTACTTTTTAAGTATTAGTTTTTAAGTTTTTTAGATAATTAAAAATATTTTGTATTTTTAATTATCTAAAATTATTATGCCTAGTTGGTATCATGAGAAAGGACATATCATATTTGGTAAATTTTGTCAAGACACGAGTTGCAGAAAAAATTCTGCAACATGAGGGCCCTGGTCTAAGTAGCTTCTGCTTAATTACACGAGAGCCAGAATCGCAACTTAACTTAGAAATTCTTCACAAATAGTTTGACTGTGGTACTATCGGGATGCTGTGAGTAGCTTAGGGAAGCCAACGGGCTTGATTCCTGTGGTGGAGGAGAATCCAGGAGTGCTAGATAGGATGTCATTGGGATACGGAAATGTTTTCGGCAGAAGTCAACCTGAACCCCTCCGCATTGGGGTAATTGGGGTTGGCAATATGGGCCAGCACCACACGCGAGTTCTGAGCTTGCTAAAAGATATCGAACTCGTGGGTGTTTCAGATATAAATGTAGAGCGGGGAATTGATGTAGCCAGCAAATACCGGGTTCGCTTCTTTGAAGACTACCGAGATTTGCTCGCCCACGTAGATGCAGTTTGCGTCGCCGTTCCAACTCGCCTGCACCACGCCGTGGGGATGTCTTGTCTCCAGGCGGGAGTTCACGTTTTAATTGAAAAGCCGATCGCAGCTAGCATTGCTGAAGCCGAATCTTTGGTCAACGCGGCCGCTGAAGCCCACCGGATTTTGCAAGTGGGTCACATCGAGCGCTTCAATCCAGCTTTTCAGGAACTCGGCAAAGTCCTGAAAACAGAAGAGTTACTGGCATTGGAAGCTCATCGGATGAGTCCTTATTCCGATCGGGCTAACGACGTATCGGTAGTTTTGGATTTAATGATCCACGACATCGACTTGCTCCTGGAATTGGCAGATTCCCATGTGGTGAAGCTGACAGCCAGCGGCAGTAGAGCGTCAGATTCAGGTTATTTAGACTACGTGACAGCGACGTTGAACTTTGCTAACGGCA
This region includes:
- a CDS encoding Gfo/Idh/MocA family oxidoreductase, which produces MSLGYGNVFGRSQPEPLRIGVIGVGNMGQHHTRVLSLLKDIELVGVSDINVERGIDVASKYRVRFFEDYRDLLAHVDAVCVAVPTRLHHAVGMSCLQAGVHVLIEKPIAASIAEAESLVNAAAEAHRILQVGHIERFNPAFQELGKVLKTEELLALEAHRMSPYSDRANDVSVVLDLMIHDIDLLLELADSHVVKLTASGSRASDSGYLDYVTATLNFANGIVATLTASKVTHRKLRSIAAHCKNSLTEADFLNNEILIHRQTTANYVTDYGQVLYRQDGLIEKVYTSNIEPLHAELEHFINCVRGGNQPSVGGEQALKALRLASSIEQMALDGQAWYPKELESTLQVS
- a CDS encoding DUF1648 domain-containing protein, with protein sequence MTGNAPNQRPIISLGLSPALLAVELAGAIAILVSILPIVQFWGVLPDRIPIHFGLGGQPDALGDKVMIWILPAVAAIIFVVLTAVSRYPHTFKYPVRITQENARRQYLLGRGLLVWLKVEICWLFAFIVRQQILVALGNAQRLSVELVLGITFLILATVGLYFVRAYLAR
- a CDS encoding PrsW family glutamic-type intramembrane protease, giving the protein MTNEIGFLRQVPAKGSPAAPAYNYQLSQDGEVAIGRDRNCQIALESIAHGMVSRRHAAIRPLSQGTWTRWEICDLNSANGTYINGEKLQGCQTLLSGDRISLGQDGPEFIFESNAASGPNKSRFPPAKTGNFPEIEKDALTLTQLFPIASTGKQLSQKAYLYPGIVTVIFVVSLFVAVGNSAAFNFLLSAYLAGAAYYFIYRLCGKHKPWWVLLGAALATVLILLSPLLIGFILVFREILPGRLPAEGEEISFLPFLIRMFFGAGLMEELLKALPVLGALILGNLLKNPWRDRLGVWEPLDGILLGSASAVGFTLLETLGQYVPNIIQNITLQAGPEAGQLVGLQLLIPRILGSAAGHMAYSGYLGYFIGLSALKPRKRWQILGVGYFSASALHALWNASGAVSVLLLALVGVLSYAFLVAAILKARALSPNREQNFATRISSEK
- the def gene encoding peptide deformylase, whose product is MTAQVLVEKKKLEKPPLTIHTLGDRVLRQPAKRVNSVDAEIRQLVREMLQTMYSADGIGLAAPQVGVHKQVIVLDCDPENPATPPMVLINPTIKSTSGDICILQEGCLSIPGVYLEVKRPEVIEVSYRDEFGRPQTIKAKDLLSRAIQHEMDHLNGVLFVDRVENKLALNEELVKMKFSPKAVKSVSVTQPFRD
- a CDS encoding helix-turn-helix domain-containing protein, which gives rise to MEKAFSYRFYSTPEQESLLRRTLGCVHKC